AACCGTTTTAGGATATAAGACGGTGAAGTCGCTTATCTATGCTGCGGCTGCGCATGGGCACTTAAGCGGTGAGCTTAAGGGATATGCGATGGACAGAGGGGAGCTGTGGAGGCACTCGCTGGGCGTTGCGGTTGTCTCACGTGAGGTCGCTAAGATGGTCAAGTATAAGGATATAGAGCAAGCTTTCGTTGCAGGGCTCCTTCATGATATAGGCAAGATAGTCTTAAATCAATTTGTCCGCTTTGGTTTTACCCTTATTATGAAAAAGGTTGAGGTAGAGAAGGTTCCTTTTCATGAGGCGGAAAGGGATATACTCGGGTTTGATCATACCGATATAGGTGGAAAGATAGCTGAGAAGTGGAACCTCCCTAAGGAGCTTGTTGATTCCATATCTCATCACCATTCGCCTGAGAAAGCCGATGTCGATCCTCAGCTGACATCCATAGTTCATGTGTCAGATGCCATTTGCTTGATGCTTGGATGGGGACTGGGGGCGGATGGTCTTCTCTATCCGCTGAGCGAGATAGCTCTTGAAAATCTTGGCGTCGAAAATATAGATGACTTTATAGCGGTAGCGAGCGATGCTCTCTTTCAGGAAGATCTCTTCTC
The Synergistota bacterium DNA segment above includes these coding regions:
- a CDS encoding HDOD domain-containing protein, which codes for MIMQRILAKVDEIPPLPHVVVKALKALNDPKSNSSDIAKIISQDEGLTAKILKLANSAYYGFPRSIGTLGEAITVLGYKTVKSLIYAAAAHGHLSGELKGYAMDRGELWRHSLGVAVVSREVAKMVKYKDIEQAFVAGLLHDIGKIVLNQFVRFGFTLIMKKVEVEKVPFHEAERDILGFDHTDIGGKIAEKWNLPKELVDSISHHHSPEKADVDPQLTSIVHVSDAICLMLGWGLGADGLLYPLSEIALENLGVENIDDFIAVASDALFQEDLFSALS